Within the Sphingobium baderi genome, the region GCCAAGCGCGACGTCGGAGAATCGCTGGAAAAGGCAGGTAACGACCTGAAGAATTAATGATCCAGCGCCGCCGGTCCGGTGAGCGGTGGCGCAAATGCTCAGGACGGCTTACGGAATACCGGCACCCTTTTTTCGAAAAAGGCTGTGAAAGCCTCCCGCGCTTCGGGGGATTGCATGGCTTCCCCGAAAAGCCGCCCTTCTTCTTCGATGCGCGCGCGAAGTTCATCGAGATCGCCTTTCAGCAAACGCCTGGTTATAGCGAGCGCCTGCGGTGGCTTCGCCGTTAATGCCGCAGCCGTTTTTCGGGCATGGTCAAGCAGGATATCGCTCGCGACAATGGCGCTGACCAGCCCTGCTCGGTCTGCGCTTTCCGCATCCATGGGTTCGCCCAGCAAAAGCATGGCCGCAGCCTTGGCATAGCCCATCATCGCGGGGGCGAGCAGGCTGGAGCCCGCTTCGGGTACGATTCCCAGATTGACGAAGGGCATGATGAAGCGAGCATCGGGTGCGGCGTAAATCAGGTCGCAATGGAAGAGCATGGTGGTGCCGATGCCCACCGCCAGGCCTTGAACCGCCGCCACGATTGGCTTGTCGAACGATGCTATCGCGCGAATAAACTCGAAGGCTGCCTCGCCGCCCTGCGGGCCTGCGACGAAATCCTTGAGATCGTTGCCAGCGCAGAAATCGCTCCCCCGTCCGGCGATCAGGACCGTGCCGATATCGCTGCGGCGCGAAGCATCCGCCAGCGCGGCGGTCATGGTGCGATACATGGCGGCGGTCAGGGCATTTTTCTTGTCGGGGCGATCGATATGGATTTCGATGATGCCGTCATTTTCGACCAGCACTATGCCTTCGCTCACGATCTGCTCCCTGAAACGATCAAGAGGGAACTGTTGGCCGATGATGATGGTCACGTCTATCCTTTGCCGCCTCTTTTCAGCACATAGGCTGCATGAGTCGGCTAAGATTGATTCTGGACCCTTTCCTGCTGCTGCTGATCGCCATGGTCGTGCTGGCATCGATGGTCCCGGCGCATGGCCGGGGCGCGCAAGCCGTGAATATCGCTGCGGATGTCGGCATTGTGCTGCTGTTCTTCCTGCACGGCGCGAAGCTGTCGCGGGAGGCGATCTGGAATGGGGCGCGGGCGTGGAAGCTGCACCTGGCGACATTGGGGACGACCTTTGCGGCCTTTCCGCTGCTGGGGCTGGCAACGCAGCAGATCGGGGCGCTGCCCGCGACGATGAGGGCCGGGCTGCTATTCCTGACGCTGCTGCCCTCGACCGTGCAGTCGTCCATCGCCTTCACCGCTATCGCGCGGGGCAATGTGGCGGCGGCTGTGGTGAGTGCCTCCTTCTCAAACCTGCTGGGCATATTCCTGACGCCGGTGCTGGTCGCGCTGCTGATGCAGGGAGGGGGGACGGCGGGGATGATCTCGCTCCAGTCGATCGAGGGGATCGTGCTGCAATTGCTGCTGCCCTTTGTAGTCGGACATCTGATGCGGCCTTGGATCGGGGGCTTTGTGGAGCGGCACCGGACGATGCTGGGGCGGGTCGATCGGACGTCGATTCTGTTGATCGTTTATTCGGCCTTTAGCGCGGCGGTGGTGGAGGGGCTGTGGCACAAGGTGTCGCGGGCGGAACTGGCGCTGCTGACGGGTGTGTGCGTGGCGATGCTGATCGTCGTGCTGCTGTTTAGCTGGGCGCTGGGGCGGGTGCTGGGTTTTGCGCGGGAGGATGCCATCGTGCTGCAATTCTGCGGGTCGAAGAAGAGTCTGGCGTCGGGCGTGCCGATTGCGGGCGTACTGTTCCCGGCGAGCGTGGTGGGACCGTTGATCCTGCCGCTGATGCTGTTTCATCAGATCCAGCTTATCGCCTGTGCGCTGCTGGCGCGGCATTATGGGGCGGAGGCGGAGCGGGAAGAGGGGACGCGAAACCAAGAGGGAAGTGGTGAAGTGAACGCGGTTTGATTTTTATCGTTTCGATGTCGTAACGATAGGAGAAGAAGCTTGAGCCGGCATTATGACGCGGTGATCGTGGGTGGCGGGCATAATGGGCTGGTCTGCGCCTTTTATCTGGCGCGGGCGGGGTATCGCGTCCGCATCCTGGAGCGGCGCGCCATCGTGGGCGGGGCGGCGGTGACGGAGGCGTTCCATCCCGGCTTCCGCAATTCGACGGCCAGCTATACCGTCAGCCTGCTGCATCCCAAGATCATCCGCGACATGAAGCTGGCCGACCATGGCTATCGCGTGATCGAGCGGCCGATCAGCAATTTCCTGCCGCAGCCCGATGGCGGATACCTGAAATTGGGCGGCGGGCTGGAGAGGACGCAAGCGGAGTTCCGCAAATTCAGCGCGAAGGATGCCGACGCGCTGCCTGCTTATTACGAGGCGCTGGACGTCGTGGCGGATGTGCTGCGCGACATGACGCTGAAGGCGCCGCCCAATGTGGGGGATGGATTTGCCACGCTGATCGAGGCGGTGAAGCAGGGACGGCGCGTCGCGGGTCTTTCCATCGAGCGGCAGCGCGACGTGCTGGACCTGTTCGCCAAATCGGCGCGGACGTTTCTCGATTCATGGTTCGAGAGCGAGGCGGTGAAGGCGGCTTTCGGCTTCGACGCGGTGGTGGGCCATTATGCGTCGCCCGATACGCCGGGAAGCGCCTATGTGCTGCTGCATCATGTGTTTGGCGAGGTGAACGGAAAGAAGGGCGCATGGGGGCATAGCGTCGGCGGCATGGGCGCGATCACGCAGGCGATGGCGAAGGTCGTGAGCGCCATGGGCGTGGAGATCAGCCTGGAAGCGCCGGTCGACCGGGTGCTGGTGGATGGCGGGCGCGCGGTCGGCGTGCGGCTGGAAAGCGGAGAGGAAGTGACGGGCCGCACCGTCATCGCCAATGTGGGGCCGAAGCTGCTCTATGAGCGGATGATGGACGCGGGCGATCTGCCCGCCGATTTCGTGAGGCGCATCCGGGCGTTCAAGACGGGATCGGGCACGTTCCGCATGAATGTGGCGCTGTCGGCGCTGCCGGATTTCGCCTGTCTGCCGGGCGAAGGCGAGCATCACCAGTCGGGGATCATCATCGCGCCGACGCTGGATTATATGGACCGGGCCTTTCTGGACGCGAAACGGGACGGTTGGTCGAAGCAGCCGATCGTGGAGATGCTGATCCCGTCCACCATCGACGACAGCCTCGCGCCGCCAGGTCGCCATGTGGCGAGCCTGTTCTGCCAGCAGTTCGCGCCGGTCCTGCCCGATGGCCGCAACTGGGACGATGAACGGGAAGCGGCGGCGGACGCGATCATCGCGACGGTGGAGGATCATGCGCCCGGTTTCGCGAAAAGCGTGATCGCGCGGCAGATTCATTCTCCGCTCGATCTGGAGCGGAAATTCGGGTTGGCCGGCGGCGACATCATGCATGGCAATATGACGCTGGACCAGCTTTGGGCGGCGCGGCCGGTGCTGGGGCATGGCGCGTATCGCGGGCCGATCAAAGGGCTTTATATGTGCGGGGCGGGAACGCATCCGGGCGGCGGCGTGACGGGCGCGCCGGGGCATAATGCAGCGCGGGCGGTGCTGAAGGATCGGGCGGTCCTGGGGAGATGGCTGGGGCGGGGGTAGCGTTTGTCCCGCTATCCGTTCGTGTTGAAATCGAGACATGATGGCAAGGCGTCGGCGTGTCTCGACTTCACTCGACACGAACGAAGGTTTTTGGTCAGTTCAGTGGGACAAGCGCTGGCCTCGCCTGTTCGCGCATAAGCGGGTGACTGGATCGCCCTGGAGTATGTCCGGTTGAAATTGTGCTCCTGCGAAGGCGGGAGCCCAAGTCCGCCGCCTGATCTGTGCTGCTGCCTTCAGCAGCATATCGGGATTGCATTGCGACCGGGTGGTTTGAGGATGGCGGACAGGGATCGTCGAACCGCTTCCCCTTTTCCATCATCCCCATCGAGCCATGGAGGCGGGCCGCCACGCCGAAAGATTTCCCTATAACGTGTATTTCAGTTGCATGTTTTGTTGCGCCTATATAGATGCATTTCATATACATGATTGGAGTCGCGGCGATGACAGGATCGCAAGCCGGATTGGGGATGGACGACAGCGGGCTGGGTCAACTGGTTGACGCATTCTATGCGCGGATTCGCCAGGATGAGGCGCTGGGGCCGATCTTCAACGATGCGGTGGATGACTGGCCGGAGCATATCGGGAAGCTGACGGATTTCTGGTCGTCGGTCATGCTGGGGAGCGGGCGCTACAAGGGGCAGCCGGTCCCGGCGCACAGGAAACATCGCGACCGCATCAGCCCCGCTTTGTTCGACCGCTGGCTGGCGCTTTGGGCGCGGACGACCGACGAGATGATGTTGCCCGAGGTCGCCAGCGCCTTGCAGGAGAAGGCGGGCCGGATCGCCGAAAGCCTGCAACTGGCGCTGTTCTTCCGGCTGGACGGGGCAGTCCGGTCATGAGCCGGGACGCTTCCGGGCCGGGGGCAAAGGCGCCGCTTCCCTATCGCTCAACGCCGGTTTTCGATTCTGACAGCCTGCCGGACGCCCTGCGGAACCGTCATGCGACGAAGGCGGGCGTCTGGGGCGTGATCCGGGTGATCGAGGGGCGGCTGCGGCTGACCTGCCTGGACCCTTTTTCCGAACATATGCTGGACCCGGACCATGCGGGGATGTTGCAGCCCGAACAGGCGCATTTCGTCACGCCGGAAGGGGCGATGCGGATGCAGATTGATTTCTACGACCAGCCGCCCGGCGGCTGACCCTTTCTTCCCTTTCCCAATTCAGACCAGAGGAGATTTTGATGTCGCAGACGTTGAGCGAGCAGACCATTGCGCTGGTGAAAGCCACCATTCCGGCGCTGGAGGCGCATGGGCTGGACATTGTGCATGAAATGTATGCGCGCATGTTCCAGAACCCGGAAATCCGCGATCTGTTCAATCAGTCGCACCATGGCGATGCCGGATCGCAGCCGCGCGCTCTGACCGGCGCGATCCTGGCCTATGCCAGCAATATCGAGAATCTGGGCGCGCTGGCCCCGGCGGTCGAGCGCATCGCGCAGAAGCATGTCGGCTTGCAGATATTGCCGGAACATTATCCCCATGTCGCCGACGCGCTGCTGGGCGCGATCAAGGCAGTGCTGGGCGATGCCGCGACCGACGATATTCTGGCGGCGTGGGGCGAAGCATATTGGTTCCTCGCCAATATCCTGATCGCGCGGGAAAAGCGCGTCTATGGCGAGCAGCAGGAAGCGCAGGGCGGCTGGAACGGCTGGCGCGCGTTCCGCGTCGAAAAGGTGATCCGCGAAAGCAGCGTCATCCGGTCTTTCGTGCTGCGCCCCGTCGATGGCGGGCGTGTGATGCGGCATAAACCGGGCCAGTATCTGACCTTCTGGTTCGAGATACCCGGCCATCCGCCGGTCAAGCGCAACTATTCCATTTCGGGGGAGGCCAATGACGAAACCTATCGCATTTCGGTGAAGCGCGAGCCGCAGGGGTTGGCGTCCGGGTGGCTGCACGATCATGCCGCCGAGGGGACGATCCTGAAGGTCGCGCCGCCCGCGGGCGAGTTCTTCCTGGGCGAGCAGCCCGAACGCCCGGTGGTGCTGCTGTCGGGCGGCGTCGGGTTGACGCCGATGGTCGCCATGCTGGAAACGATCGCTTCGCGCCATCCGCAGCTTCCCACATGGTATGTCCATGGCACGCACGACCGCGACACCCATGCGATGCGCGATCATGTCCGCGCGCTGGCGGCGAAGGGAAGCGCGATCAGCGTGGCCGACTTCCATCAGACGCCGCTGGCCGACGAGGTGGCAGGCCGGGATTATGACCATGCGGGCATCATCACCGACGAATGGCTGATCGCGAACACGCCGGTCGGGGATGCGGACTATTATATTTGCGGTCCGCGCCCCTTCCTGCGCGCGGCGGTTTCGGCTCTGTCGCTGGCTGGCGTGGAAGCGGGACGCATCCATTATGAATTTTTCGGGCCGGCGGACGAATTGCTCGCCGCATAGGGAAGGTCCGGCATGATCGGCGTCATCCTTGCCCGTATCGGAAGCGGGCAGGGATGACGCAAAATTTTTGCGCTTATCCATAAATATTTTGCTCTGTAGTTCAGCCATGGCTCGCGACTATTGAGCGCAGCCGAATCCAAGGGAGGAAAAGCCCACGGTCGGTGGCGGTCGTGACAATCCCGATCGTCAGGTGGTGTCACGGGTTGCCCCAAATGAAGTCTGCGACAATTCGCGGCATCGGCCTGCCGCTGCCTTCCCTGACGGTCGATCCGCAAAAGCTGCTCTTTTCCTTGAGCAGCTTCATCGCCGCCGCCATCACCCTGGCCATTGCTTTCAGCGCCAGCCTGCCCCGGCCATGGTGGGCGCTGCTGACGGTCTATGTCACGGCGCAGCCCATGGCGGGGGCGTTCCGGCCCAAGGTGCTCTATCGGCTGGGCGGCATCGCGGTGGGCGCGGGGGTGACGATCCTGTTGGTGCCCAATCTTCAGAACTCGCCGGAACTGCTGGTGCTGTGCCTGGCGTCGTGGACGGGGCTGTGCATCTATCTGGCGGTGCTGGACCGCACGCCGCGCGCTTTCCTGTTCCAGATGGCGGCGTTCAGTTCGGCGGTCATCAGCTTTCCCTATCTGGACGACCCCGCGAACATCTTCGACACGACCATCGCCCGCGTGCAGGAGATGACGGTCGCGATCCTGTGCGTCACCGCCGTCCATGCGCTGTTGCAGCCGTGGAGCGCGACGCCGGTCATCCGCGCGCGGGCGCAATCCTTTCTGGGTCATGCCCGGCGCTGGGCGGCCGAAGCCATCGGCAGCCGTCACACGCGGCTGGAGAATGAGCATCGGCGGATGCTGGCCGCCGACATCACCGAATTGGGGATGATCGCGGTGCATCTGCCCTTCGACCAGCGCTGGGCACCCGCGACGAAAAGGCGGGTGACGGCGTTGCAGCAGCAGCTTGCGCGCATATTGCCGCTGGCCTCCGCCGCCGCGAACCGGCTGGACCTGCTGCGGGCGCAGGGGGCGCTGTCGCCGGAGCTTGCAAGCCTGCTGGACGATGTGTCGGATTGGCTGACCGACCCCGAAAGCGGCGTGCATCAGTCCGCGCCGCTGATCCGCCGCTGCGAGAAGATGGCGGCGGAAGGAGAGGCGGGGGCCGGGTGGAGCGGGCTGCTGACCGCCAGCGCCTGCGTCAGGATGGCGGAGTTCCTGACGGCGCTCGCCACGAGCCGCAGGCTGGCCGGGCGGATCGGATCGCCGGGCCGTCCCCGGCTGGAAGCGCGGGTCGCGCAGCCCTTTGCATTGGCGCGCGATCATGGGGTGGCGGCGCTGGCGGGCCTCGCGACGGCGAGCGCCATTGGGCTTTACTGCGCGGTCTGGATATTGCTGGCATGGCCCAACGGGTCGGCGACGGCGGCCTTCGCGGCGCTCATCACCTGTTCGTTCGCGGCGCAGGACGATCCCGCACCTGTGATCGGCCGCTATCTGTGGGCGACGCTCAAGACATTTCCGGTCGCGGCGCTCTACCTCTTCGTCATCCTGCCGCGCGTCGACGGGTTCGAGATGCTCATCATCACGCTGGCGCCCGCCTTGCTGTGGATGGGCTATATTCAGGCGGACCCGGCGCGGTCGCCCCAGGCGCTGCCGATGTTTTCCTGCTTCATCGTCGCCATGGGATTTCTGGCGCGGTTCCAGGGGGATTTCGCGCTGTTCATCAATACCGGGCTGGCGCAGCTGGGCGGGATCGTCGCCACGCTGGCCGTCACGAAGATGTTCCGGTCCGCCAATGTGCTGCACACGGCGCGGCGGATATTGCGCGCCAACTGGGCGGAACTGGCGCAACTGGCCGACATCAGGCGGCCCTTCCTGCCGGAGAGGTGGACGGCGCAGGCGGTCGATCGGCTGGGGCAGGTCGCGGCGCGCATGGCGGTCGCGCCGGAGGGGGATGCGCTGCACGCCGCCGATGGCCTCGCGGACCTGCGGATCGGGCGCAACATCATCCCGATCCGCCGGGCTTTGCCGCACGTTCCGCATGATGCGCGGCATCGGCTGGGCGCGGTGCTTTCCGGCCTGTCCGCCTTCTATTCAAGCAGATGGCGCAGGGGACGGGCCGATCCGCCGCCCGCCGAAATGCTTCGGTCGATAGATCAGGCGCTCCATGCCCTGCTCGCGCTGCCGCTGGACGAGCCGCGCCGCCGGGCGCTGCGGGCGCTCATCGGGATGCGGTGCAACCTGTTCCCGGCGGCCGACGCTCCGGCGGTGGAGGGGCGAGGATGATCGAGGAAGTGCATCTGCTGGGCGTCTATATGCCCGCCGCGCTGCTGTGGGCGGTGCTGGCGGCGGTGCTCGTCTACTTGCTGCGCGTGCCGATCCAGCGGCTGCCGGGATATAGCTTGCTTTGGCGCCTGCTCTGGCACCCCAGCCTGCTCGAACTCGCGCTTTTCGTCCTGCTGTGGTGGGGGCTGAGCGCCTTCGCCGACCGTTTCCTTCATGAATGGCTGCTTTCCTGACCATGCTTCAACGCCATAATCTTCTGCGTTCGATTGCGACGCTCCTTGTCCTGATCGTCATCCTTGCCGCCATCTATGCGCTGTGGCTGCGCTATCAGGTCGAGCCCGTGACGCGCGACGGCAAGGTGCGCGCCGATATGGTGCCGGTGGCCGCCGATGTGAGCGGCCTCGTCACCGACGTGCGCGTGGCCGACAATCAGGCGGTGAAGAAGGGCGAGGTGCTGTTCGTGATCGACCGGCCCCGCTACCAGCTGGCGCTGGAACAGGCGGAGGCGGCGATTGCGAGCGACCGGGTCGCGCTGGCGCAGGCCGTGCGGGAGGACCGCCGCAACCGCGCCATGCCCGATGTGATCGCGGCGGAAGCCATCGAACAGGGACGGGCGCGGGCGGAGGGGCTGCGGGCCTCATTGGGACAGGCGGTTGCGGCGCGCGACCTCGCCCGGTTCAATCTGGAACGCACGCTCGTGCGCGCGCCGGTGGATGGGACGATCTCCAACCTTTCCTTGCAGCCGGGCGTCTATCTGACAGCGGGGAAGGCGGCGCTGGCGCTGGTCTATAACCGATCCATGCGGGTGGAAGGCTATTTCGAGGAAACCAAATTGCCCGCCATTCGCGTGGGCGACCGGGCCAGCATCTACCTGATGGGCGTGGCGGACGAGATTGGCGGCCATGTCCAGAGCATCGCTGGCGGCGTGGAGGATCGGGAAAGGGCGGGGGTCGATGGGCAGTTGGCCAACGTCAATCCCTCCTTCACATGGGTGCGGCTGGCGCAGCGGATTCCGGTGCGGATCGCCATCGACAAGGTGCCCGCCCATGTCCGCATGATCCCCGGCCAGACCGCCACGGTCGTCATCCACCCCCGCGAGGATGGCCGCGAAGTGCATCGGAGCCTGCCATGGTGAGAGGGGGGGCGAGGCGCTTTCTGGCGTTGGCGGCGGTCGCGTGGCTGGGCGGTTGCGCGACGGTCGGACCGGATTACCGGGTGCCTGGAAGCGCGAAGGTCAAGGCGGCGCAGGCGCAGGGGGCTTTCCGGTCGGAGTCGGCGGCGGTGACGGCGCAGCCGCTGCCCGATCATTGGTGGAAGCTCTATGACGATCCGGTGCTGGACGGGCTGATCGCGCAGGCTTTGGCCGCCAATACCGATTTGCGGGTGGCGGAGGCCAATCTGGAGCGCAGCCTGGCTTTGCTGGACGAGCGCGGAGCGGGGCGCGAAGTGCAGGGCCAGGCGAGCGGCGAGACGAGTTGGGCGCAGCGTTCGGCGGAGGCCGAGTTGCAGCATGTGAAGCCCCCGGTGCGGCAAATCTACAATGCGGGCGTGTCGGTCAGCTATGACCTTGACCTGTTCGGCGGCATCCGGCGCGGGATCGAGGCGGCGAGCGCGGACACCGAAGCGGCGGTCGCGGCGCGCGATCTGGTGCGGGTGAATGTCGCGGCGGAAACGGCTCGCGCCTATGCCGATATCTGCAATGGAGGCTACCGGATCGACGTGCTGGGCCGGGCTATCGCGGTGCAGGAGCGGGGGGTCCGGCTGACCCGGACGCTGATCGCGCATGGCCGTGCCGCCGCCTTCGAACTGGACCGGCGCGAGGGATTGCTGGAGGCGGCGAAGGCGCGGCTGCCGCGGCTGGCGGCGGGGCGGCGCAATGCGGTTTTCCGGTTGGCGGCGGTGACGGGGCGGACGCCGGGGGAGGCGGATATGGCGCTGTTGCAATGCCGTCAGCCATTGACGCTGGCGCAGCCTGTTCCGGTGGGCGATGGCGGCGCGCTGCTGCGGCGGAGGCCCGATATTCGCGTGGCGGAACGGCATCTGGCAGCGACGAGCGCGCGGATCGGCGTGGCGACGGCGGCGCTGTATCCCGACATCCGGCTGGGGGCTTCGCTGGGATCGACGGGCGCGGCGGCGGACATGTTCTCGCCGCTGACCAACCGGTTCGCGTTGGGGCCGCTCATCGGCTGGACGCTCAATCGTCATGCGGCGCGGGCGCGGATCGCGGCGGCGCAGGCGCAGAGCCGCGCCGATCTCGCCGCATTCGATGGCGCGGTGCTGAAGGCGCTGCGGGAAGTGGAGACGGCGCTCACCAGCTATGCGGCAGGGCTGGAACAGCAGGAGGGGCTGGAGCGCGCGCTGGAGGATGCCCGGCGCGTGGCGGGGCGAACGGCGCAGCTTCGCCGGGGCGGGAAGATCGGAGAACTCCCCGCGCTGGAGGCGGAGAGGGATCTGGTCGCGGCGGAACAGGCGGCGGCGGAGGGCCGGGCGGCCATCAATGACGACCAGATCGCGCTGTTCCTGGCTTTGGGCGGCGGGTGGACGCCGGAGGCGCGCGCAGAGTGAAGCGGCAGGTGTTTTCCGCTATCATGCAGCAGGAAAATGAATATAATTTCCATTTGAAATGAAAGAATTTGCCTGATGGACATCAGCGTCGCCCGCACATTCCTGGAGGTGGTGAAAACCGGCAGCTTCGTGAGCGCGGCGGCCAATCTCAACCTGACGCAGACGGCGGTGAGCGCGCGCATCCGGGTGCTGGAGGACCAGCTCGACCGCCCCCTGTTCATCCGGAACAAGGCAGGGGCCAAGCTGACACCGGCGGGCGAACAGTTCCTGCGTTTTGCGACCACATTGGTGCAGGTCTGGGAACGGGCGCGCCGCGCCGTGGCCCTGCCGCCGGGGCGGGAAACGGTGGTGACGATCGGCGCGGAACTCAGCCTGTGGAGTCCGCTGTTGCGGCACTGGCTGCTGTGGATGCGGCGGGAATGTCCCGAAATCGCGGTGTCGACGCAGATCGCGGCGTCGGATCGCCTGATGGAGCAGGTGCAGGATGGATCGCTGGATGTGGCCGTGCTCTATGCCGCGCCCAGCCGCCCCGGCGTGATCGCGGAGCTGTTGTTCGAGGAGAAGCTGGTGCTGGTGAGGACGACGCCCGCCAGCCGCCCGCTCGGCCCCGAGGACCATGTGCAGATCGACTGGGGGGAGGAGTTCGCCGCCAGCTATCAGGCGGCTTTCCCCGATCAGCCCAATGCGGTGATGTCGATCGGCTATGGGCCGTTGGCGCTGGACTATATTCTGGCGACGGGCGGCAGCGGCTATTTCCGCAAGGGGTTCATCCGATCCTATCTGGAGGAAGGGCGGCTGGCGCTGGTGCCCGACAGCCCGGAATTTTCCTATTCCGCCTATGTCGTCCATTCCACCAAGGCCGATCCCGGCGTGATGGACAGGATACGCAGCGGCCTGCGCGCGGCGGCGGCGATTTCGGCATGACGCAGGAGCCTGCCTCGCCCCCATGCTATGCGGCGGAGGCGGACGACGCCTATATGGGCTATGCTGGGCGGGAGGAGATCGTGGCGGCGCTCCACATATTGCTGGAGGCGGAGCGGGCGGGCGCGCGGGTCGCGCTGGTGGCGGCGAAACATGGGCCGGAACCGGATTATGCGGCGTTGATGCGGGATGTGCGCGGCGACGAGGCGCGCTGGTGCGCCATGCTGTCGCGGCATCTGAAGCGCCTGGACGCCGTGCCATCGCGCAGGACGGGCGACTTTTACGGCAAGGCGATGGCGATTGCGGAGCCGTGGGAGCGGCTCGCTTTCCTCAATCGCGGGCAGTCGTGGGTAGTGCGGAAGCTGGAGGCGCTGATGCCGCGTATTCGCGATGAGAGGCTGCACGCGGATTTGCGCGCCATGCTGGAAAGCCACCGGGCCAATATCGAGCGGGCAGGCGTGCTGCTCGATAGCGGGAAAGGTGGCGCCTGACAGGCTTTAGGACAGGCCGATGCCGAGCGGGGACTGCTGGGCCATCAGCCGCCGCATCGCCGCCTTGTCGGTGAGCAGGTCGGCGATGCTGTAGGTGTCGAACACGGCCAGCATGGCCTGAACCCCCTTGGCGAGCACGCCCGTCAGGCCGCAGGCGGGGGCAAGCGAACAGCCGGAACATTCCGCGAGCTGGAACCCTTCCTCGGTCCGGCGGACGACTTCCCCCACGCTGATGTCCTGCGGCGGGCGGGCAAGGCGCATTCCGCCGCTGCGCCCCCTGATGGTTTCCACGAACCCTTCATGGGCGAGCGCGTTCGCCACCTTCATCAGATGGTTGTGGGAAATGCCATAGGCGCGGGAAATCTCGCCGATCGAGCAAAGCCGCTCATCGTGCAAGGCCAGGTGGATGAGTACCCGCAGCGAAAAATCGGTATAGCGTGTCAGCCGCATGCGCGCCTTTTAGCGCGTCGGGGCGCTAAATACATGTATAATGATGGCATCTTGGCAACGCGGCGATACGCGCCGGATGTTCAGGGCGTGGCGGGCCTTTCCGGGCGGCCGATGAAACGCTTTCGTCCGGTTTCCGCCAGCCGATGCGCGCTGCGGGCCTTGAGGAGATCCTGCCGCGAGAGGATGCCGAGCACGCGGCGGCTGTCGGGATCGACGATGGGTATCCGGCCGATGCCCGATTCGATGATGAGGTCCGCCACCACGCCGCTGGGCGTATCGGGATAGGCGACGGGCTGGGCGGCGTCGGATATGGCGTCGGCGAGGGAAACGGTGCCGCCATTCGCTTCCATCTGCCAGCGCAGGGCGTCGGTCCGCGATACCAGGCCCAGCAGGCGTCCTTCGGGATCGACCACGGGATAGCTGCGGTGGATGGCGTCCACCGCGAAGAAGGACACCGTCTGCGCGATGGTCATGGACCCCGGCAGGGTCGCGGGATCGCGGGTCATCAACTGTCCGGCTTGCAGCAGGTCGAGCGGGTCCACCGTATATTC harbors:
- a CDS encoding Rrf2 family transcriptional regulator; protein product: MRLTRYTDFSLRVLIHLALHDERLCSIGEISRAYGISHNHLMKVANALAHEGFVETIRGRSGGMRLARPPQDISVGEVVRRTEEGFQLAECSGCSLAPACGLTGVLAKGVQAMLAVFDTYSIADLLTDKAAMRRLMAQQSPLGIGLS
- a CDS encoding DUF6306 domain-containing protein yields the protein MTQEPASPPCYAAEADDAYMGYAGREEIVAALHILLEAERAGARVALVAAKHGPEPDYAALMRDVRGDEARWCAMLSRHLKRLDAVPSRRTGDFYGKAMAIAEPWERLAFLNRGQSWVVRKLEALMPRIRDERLHADLRAMLESHRANIERAGVLLDSGKGGA
- a CDS encoding efflux transporter outer membrane subunit, with translation MVRGGARRFLALAAVAWLGGCATVGPDYRVPGSAKVKAAQAQGAFRSESAAVTAQPLPDHWWKLYDDPVLDGLIAQALAANTDLRVAEANLERSLALLDERGAGREVQGQASGETSWAQRSAEAELQHVKPPVRQIYNAGVSVSYDLDLFGGIRRGIEAASADTEAAVAARDLVRVNVAAETARAYADICNGGYRIDVLGRAIAVQERGVRLTRTLIAHGRAAAFELDRREGLLEAAKARLPRLAAGRRNAVFRLAAVTGRTPGEADMALLQCRQPLTLAQPVPVGDGGALLRRRPDIRVAERHLAATSARIGVATAALYPDIRLGASLGSTGAAADMFSPLTNRFALGPLIGWTLNRHAARARIAAAQAQSRADLAAFDGAVLKALREVETALTSYAAGLEQQEGLERALEDARRVAGRTAQLRRGGKIGELPALEAERDLVAAEQAAAEGRAAINDDQIALFLALGGGWTPEARAE
- a CDS encoding DUF1656 domain-containing protein; the encoded protein is MIEEVHLLGVYMPAALLWAVLAAVLVYLLRVPIQRLPGYSLLWRLLWHPSLLELALFVLLWWGLSAFADRFLHEWLLS
- a CDS encoding LysR family transcriptional regulator, which codes for MDISVARTFLEVVKTGSFVSAAANLNLTQTAVSARIRVLEDQLDRPLFIRNKAGAKLTPAGEQFLRFATTLVQVWERARRAVALPPGRETVVTIGAELSLWSPLLRHWLLWMRRECPEIAVSTQIAASDRLMEQVQDGSLDVAVLYAAPSRPGVIAELLFEEKLVLVRTTPASRPLGPEDHVQIDWGEEFAASYQAAFPDQPNAVMSIGYGPLALDYILATGGSGYFRKGFIRSYLEEGRLALVPDSPEFSYSAYVVHSTKADPGVMDRIRSGLRAAAAISA
- a CDS encoding efflux RND transporter periplasmic adaptor subunit, with protein sequence MLQRHNLLRSIATLLVLIVILAAIYALWLRYQVEPVTRDGKVRADMVPVAADVSGLVTDVRVADNQAVKKGEVLFVIDRPRYQLALEQAEAAIASDRVALAQAVREDRRNRAMPDVIAAEAIEQGRARAEGLRASLGQAVAARDLARFNLERTLVRAPVDGTISNLSLQPGVYLTAGKAALALVYNRSMRVEGYFEETKLPAIRVGDRASIYLMGVADEIGGHVQSIAGGVEDRERAGVDGQLANVNPSFTWVRLAQRIPVRIAIDKVPAHVRMIPGQTATVVIHPREDGREVHRSLPW